Part of the Pseudarthrobacter sp. NBSH8 genome is shown below.
TTTCCCCGCGCCCTTCGACCCGGAGGCCCGGCTGTGGAAGCGGGAGGAGGGCGGCGGTGCGGTCATGGACCTTGGTGTTTACCTGCTGACCTGGGCACTGACGGCCCTGGGCCGGCCCAGGTCGCTGACGGCCACCGCCCACCTGAACAGCGACGGCGTCGACACCACCACCGCCATGACGCTGCAATACCCCTCGGGAGCGCAGGCACAGCTGCTCGCATCGTTGACTACGGTCTCCACGCAGGCGGCCACCGTCGCCGGCACCCGGGGCATGCTGCGCTGCGGCGCGCCGCTGTTTAACCCCCGCCAGCTGACAATCACGCTGGCTTCGGGCGAGCAGCGCGTGGAGGACTTCCCTGCGGCCGGCCACGGTTACACGTACCAACTGCGCGAAGTGACCCGGTGCATCCAGCAGGGGCAGAGGGAGAGCCCCACCCTGCCGCTGGCCGACACCCTGGCCACCATGTCCCTCCTGGACGAGGTGCGGAGCCAAGCCGGAATCCGGTACCCGGGCGATTAGCTCCACCCCGTTCCCGGATGCAATGGCAGCTCCAGAGGCTCAGTGGTCGACAGACCCTCATGGAAGGATCGTCTAGCGGTCGTGATGGGAAGTCTGGACGACAAACTTCCTCATCGCCACCCAGTGGAAGAGTCCGCCCAAGGCGGCACCGAAGAGCCATGCGAATCCGCTGAGCTGTGCAAGCTGGGGCAACCACACGGCCAAGATCGAGAACACTGCAGCCACGCCGAAGACCACGAGTGCCCTGCGGTTCCATCCACCGGTGAAGTGGTAGGCGCCTTTGGGGTCGGTTGAGTACAGGTCGTGAAGGTTGAGGCGTTGTTTCCGCACGAAATAGTAGTCGGCGATGATGATGCCGTAGAGCGGCGCGAGCACAGCACCGAGCGTGTCCACGAACTTGGGAAGGCCGATGCTTGAAATGACAGCGACCCACAGTGCACCGATGATGAACCCGGCGACGGCTGTGATCATGCCCGCCTTGCGGAAGGAGATCCTGGCGGGGTTGATGTTCGACAACGAGTAGGACGGGGGAATGAAGTTGGCCACCACGTTGATGCCGAGGGTCGCGACCAGGAATGTCGCTGCAGCCAGGACGGTCAGGGGAACGTTGTCCACGAGGCCGACGATGTCGGCGGGATTGGTCAGTGGTTCCCCCTGCCCGCCCTGGTACAGGAGGTAGGCGCCCGCCGTGATAAACACGGAAAGAAAGGTGAACAGGGCCAGGCTGATCGGCAGGCCCGTCAGGTTGCCGAAGCGCATGGCCTTCTCCGTGCGGACGTTGCGGGCAAAGTCACCAAAGTTGATAACGACGGCGGCGAAGTAGGCCACCATGGTGCCCGTGACCCCCGCAAAAGCGGAGAAGGCGGCCCACCCTGTGACGTCGGCGCGGGAGAAAATGGTGCCGACCGCCTGAGGCAGTTCAGCACCCACCTGCACCCAGATAGCCACGAGAAGTGCGATCATCACCAGGTAAACGGCTGGGCCTGCGATGTTGAGGAAGCCTGCAATGCGTTCGATGCCGCCAAGGAAGAGCGCCACCTGCAGGGCAGATGCGATCACGTAGGAAGCCCAGGACACCCAGTCCATCCCGAGGAACTCGGCGCCTCCCGGCCTCCCCAGCAGAGCGTTTATCGCCAGTGAAATCGCCGTCGAAGCGAAATATGTCTGGGCGCCGTACCAGAAAATGGCGACCACGGCACGGATAATGGCCGGGAACTGGGCCCCCCGCACGCCCATCGACGCCCGGGCAAGCACCGGGAACGGAAAGCCGTACTTGACGCTTGGCCGGCCGCTCAGGTCCACGAGGACCTTGATGATGAAGCCGGAGAGCAGGATGGCGGCAAAAACGAACCAGCCATTGATGCCGGCGGTAATGAACAGGCTGGCGGCCAGCGTGTAGCCCGCCAGGCTCTGGATGTCGTTTGACCAGACGTTGAAAATGGCAAACCATCCCCAGGTTCGTCTGGACGCCGGCAGCGGGGCGAGGTCCTCGTTGTACAACGAAGGATCGGCGTCAGAGACCGCCAGATCGGCATCCGTCAGGTCGTTGTTGCGAATGGTCACGACAGCCTCTATTCATGGTCGCCGGTGCGCAGTTTACGCATCGTGGAAGTATTCTTCCAAAAACAGAGTATGACGCAGATCACTTGAGGTCAATGGGTAATTAACGCCCGGCACCTTAACGAACGGCGGCCGGTTACGGAAGTTATCCGTGACCGGCCGCCGATTCAGGTCCTGCTAGGCAGTGACTTCCTGCACCTGTTCTTCCGTCCTGGCGTCTGCCAGGACGGTCAGTTCCACCAGGGCCGGCCGGGCTGCGGTGCTACGGATCTGAACAGCCGCTCCGCTGCGGGCTGACTCCAGCACGGATTCCATGACCTCGAGCGCATGGTAGGCCAGCTGCCCGCCGGCCCGCGGTTCTGATCCGGCCGGGGTGGCGGCCAGGTCCGCGATGCCGAAGCCGCGGCCGGACTCAACATAGCCGGCGGAGACCGGGAGGGTCTCCCACGCGTCGGCGCCCAGGGTGAAGAGTTCCACGGCGCCTTCGAAGTAGTTGGGGTCCGGAACCACCAGGGAGCCGAGCTCGCCGTGGATCTCGATGTTCGAGGATTTGGTGTTCACTGCGTCGAAGCTCATCACCAGGGTGGAGAGAGCCCCCGAGGCGTGGACCAGGATCCCGGTCACGTGCGAGTCTGTGGCGACCGGAATCACCTCGCCTTCGCGCGGGCCCGAGCCGATGGTGCGCTCGGTCCGGGTGTGGCTGGCGGCGCCGATGACCGAGACCACCGGACCCAGCATGTTGACCAGGGCGCTGACGTAGTAGGGGCCCATATCCAGCAGCGGGCCGCCGCCGGGCTGGTAGTAGAAGTCCGGGTGGGGGTGCCAGCGTTCGTGGCCGGGGGTGACCATGGTGGCCGTCGCCGAGATCGGGGCCCCGATCAGGCCATCGTCAATGGCCTTGCGGGCCGTCTGCACCCCGGTCCCCAGGACGGTGTCCGGCGCGCAGCCGACGGCGACCCCGGCCTCGCGTGCCGCGTCCAGGACCTGGCGTGCTTCGGCCGTCGTGGCCGCCAGCGGCTTCTCGCCGTACACGCTCTTGCCGGCGGCAATCGCCTTGAGGGCGACGTCGGCGTGCGCGGCCGGGATGGTCAGGTTCAGGACCAGGTCCACGTCCTCGGCGGCCAGCAGGTCCTCAACCGAGACGGCACGGACGCCGTCGTAGCCGTCGGCCACGGCCTGGGCGCGGGCCGGATCAAGGTCCGCGACGGCCACCAGTTTGAGGGTTTCGAGGCGGGGGATATTGGCCAGGTACTGGGCGATGATTGCGCCGCAGCCGATGATTCCTACATTTAACGGCTTGCCCACAGCAGGCCCCTTTCGATGATGGTGCGGACGTTGCTGTCCTGGAGGATTTCGATGTTGTGGCCGGGAGTGGCGACAAAAATGCGGCCCTTGCCCCACTGCCGGGTCCAGATGGCGGGCGAGGTCACTTCACGGTTCCAGGGGTCCCATTCGCGGACCTTCTGCGTGGTGGTGGCCAGGACGTTGATGTAGTCGTCGGTGAGGACCCAGTACTGTTCGGTGACGAGGTCGAAGTCGCCGATGCCCTGGGTGATCGGGTGGTCTGCGGCGGCCGGGAGCATGTTGACCGTGTAGGGAACGTAATTGTCCGGCTGCTCGCCCGTGAGCTCGTCGGGGTGCTTGCCGGGGTGGCAGGCGAACTGGCCGCCGATCAGGTGGAGGTAGTCCGAGGTGTTCCGGTAGGAATCGGCGATCCCGCCGTGCCAGCCGGCCATGCCGGTGCCGTTCTCAACGGCCGTGCGCAGGCCTTCGAATTCGTCTTTTTCGATGGTGGTCATGGTCATGCACTGCATGATGAGGTCCACGCCGGCCATGTACTCGGCGTCGGCATAGATTTTGGTGGATTCCTCGACCCGGACGTCGTAGCCGTTGTCCTTGAGGAACGGGATGAACAGTTCCGTGGCCTCCAGGGGCTGGTGGCCGTCCCACCCGCCCCGGACCACGAGTGCGGTCTTGTTCTCTGTCATGGCATTTCCTTTGTTTGGATTGCGGTCCGGAGACCGGAAGTGGTGGTCAGCGGCTCGCGAAGGCGGAGTCGAAGGCGGCAACGGGAGGGGCGATGCGGGCGAGTTCCTGGACCATGGCCAGGGCCTGGGGCGCTCCGATCATCCGGTCCATGCCCGCGTCTTCCCATTCGATGCTGGTGGGTCCGCTGTAGCCGATCGCGTTGAGGGTGCGGAAGATGGGTTCCCACTTCACGTCACCGTGACCGGCCGTGACGAAGTCCCAGCCCCGGCGCGGATCCGCCCAGGGCAGATGCGATCCCAGCCGGCCGTTGCGGCCATCGAGCTGCCGGATGGATTCCTTGACATGTACGTGGAAGATCTTCTCGGCGAAGTCCTGCAGGAACATGACCGGGTCCAGGTCCTGCCAGATGAAGTGGGAGGGATCGAAGTTCAGGCCGAAGTTTTCCCGGTGGCCGATTGCCTCCAGGGTGCGCTTGGCGGTCCAGTAGTCGTAGGCGATTTCGGAGGGGTGGACCTCCAGGGCGAAGCGGACTCCGGCGTCGTCGAAGACGTCCATGATGGGGTTCCAGCGGTCCGCGAAATCCTGGTAGCCGCGGTCGATCATGGCTGCGGAGGCCGGCGGGAACATGGCCACGGCCTTCCAAATGGAGGACCCGGTGAATCCGGTGACGGTGGTGGCGCCCAGGCGGGCCGCGGCCCGGGCCGTGTCCTTCATGGCCTCGGCGGCCCGGGTGCGGACGCCCTCCGGGTCGCCGTCGCCCCACACGCCGTCCGGGAGGATGTCCCGGTGTCGCTCGTCGATGGGGTCGTCGCAGACAGCCTGGCCGGTGAGGTGATTGGCGATGGCAAAGACCTTGAGGTTGTTCTTTTCCAGGATGTCCAGCCGGCCCTGGAGGTAGAGATCGTCTTCGACGACGCGCCGGGGGTCAAGGTGGTCGCCCCAGCAGGCGATTTCCAGGCCTTCGAAGCCCCACTCGCCGGCGAGGCGGGCCACCTCCTCGAAGGGCAGGTCAGCCCATTGGCCGGTGAAGAGGGTGATAGGTCGTGTCATGGAGCGTGCCTCGTTTTCGCGTACAGGTCTGGTTTTGGGTTCCGGCATTTGTCTCAGGCGTTTTGCCATTGGCTGGAGTTCGCGGCGCTGGTTTCCACGGCGGCCAGCACGCGCTGAACCTGCAGGGCATCGGCAAACGACGGTTCCGGCTGGCGCTGTTCCGCGACGGCGTTCACCAGGTCGACAACCTGGTGGGTGAAGCCGTGCTCGTAACCGAGGCCGTGGCCGGTGGGCCACCAGTTGGCTGCGTAGGGGTGTTCGGGTTCGGTGACGAAGATCCGGCGGAAGCCGGCATCGGGGGATTCGGCGGCGTCGTAAAAGGACAGGACGTTCATCTCTTCGAAGTCGAAGGCCAGGGATCCCTTGGTGCCGTTGATCTCGATCCGCATGGCGTTCTTGCGGCCCAGCGCGTAGCGCGTGGCCTCGAACACGCCGATCGGGCCGCCGTCGAAGCGTGCGGTGAAGATTGCTGCGTCGTCCACGGTGACACTTCCGCGCGGCGCGTCTGCTCCGACGTCGCCGTGGCCGCCCAGGCCTACCATGTCTCCGGCAAGCGGGCGTTGCTGCACGAAGGTTTCGAGGAGGGCTGAAACACCGGTGATGTTCTGGCCGGTGATCCACTGGGCGGCATCGATGATGTGCGCTCCGATGTCCCCCAGGGATCCGGACCCGGACTTGGACCTGTCCAGCCGCCAGGTCATCGGGGCATTTTCGTCGCTCAGCCAGTCCTGCAGGTACTGGGCCCTTACGTGGCGCACAGTCCCCAGCCGGCCCTGCTGGACAAAGCGCCGGGCCAGCGCGAGTGCCGGAGTCCGGCGGTAGCTGAATCCGCACATCGAGAACACCCCGCGCTTGGCAGCAGCGTCTGCGACCGCTGTCATGCGCTCGGCCTCGGCGACCGAGTTGGCCAGCGGCTTTTCGCACAGCACGTGCTTGCCGGCCTCGAGGGCTGCAATTGCGATCTCCGCGTGGGTGTTACCCGGGGTGCAGATGTCGATCAGGTCGATGTCGTCGCGTTCGATCAGGCGCCGCCAGTCCGTCTCGGTGGAGGCCCAGCCAAGCTTGGCCGCCGCCGCCCGGACGCCGTTGTGATTGCGGCCGGCGACGGCGGTGAGGTGCGGTTCCAGCGGCAGGTCAAAGAACCGGGGGGCGGTCCGCCAGGCGTGGGAGTGGGCGGCGCCCATGAAGGCGTAGCCGACCATCCCGACCCGGAGGGGCTGGGCGGTTGTCATAATGATTCCTTTCGGGGCGTGGGCCGGTTACTTGCTGAACCCGGCGGTGAGTCCGCTGATCAGTTGGCGGCGGGCCACCACATAGAGGACCAGCAGCGGCAGGGTGGCGAGCACCACGGAGGCCAGGACGGCGGGGATGTTGACGCTGAATTCGCCTTGGAAGGTCCACAGGGACAACGGAAGCACCCGGGTGGAAGGGCTCTGGGTCAGGATGAGCGGGAACAGGAAGCCGTTCCAGACGCCCAGTGCGTTGTAGATACCGACGGTCACCACGGCCGGGCGGGTCATCGGCAGCGCCAGGCGCCACATCATGGCCCAGTCCGAGCACCCGTCGAGGCGCATGGATTCGAACAGCTCATTGGGCACGTCACGCATGAAGTTGGAGAGGATAAGGACGGAGATCGGGATGGCAAAGGCGATCGAGGGCAGGATGAGCGCCAGCAGCGTGTCATACAGGTGTGCCTTGGTGATCATCCAGTAGATCGGGATGATCGTGGCGTGCAGCGGAACGGCCAGGCCAAGGAGGAAGAGGTTGTTGGTCCAGCTCAGGAACCGGGACTTGCCCCGCACGATGGCGTAGGCGGCCATGAACGAGACCAGGAGGGCCGGGATAACGCTGCCGATCGTGACGATCAGGGAGTTCGTGAAGTATTTAACGAAGTCGTTTTCCAGAACCAGCTTGTAGTTGTCCAGGGTCGGCTCGGTGGGCGGCAGCATCGGATTCGAGGTGAAAAAGCCCGCCTGGTTCTTCAGGCTCGTCACCACGACGTAGTAGATAGGCACGATGATGACCGCGAGCCAGATCCACCCGGCCGCTCCGCCGATGAGGTTAGGCCGGCTGCGTCCCGGGCCCTTCGCGCGCCGGCGGGGCGTTCCGCCGTCGTCCGTGGGTGCTGCGGGCCGGGCGGGAAGCTGGGTTGTGGAAGCCATCAGGCACCTTCCATTTGGCTGTCGTTGCGGTTCTTGCCGCCGAGGCGCTGCAGTATCAGGGCCAGCGCAAGGCCGATCACCACGAGGATGACGCCAAGGGCGCTGGCAGCGCCCATGTCATTGGCCTTGAAGCCGGTCAGGTACATATGAAGGGGCAGCAGGCGCGTGGCGTACCCCGGCCCCCCGCCGGTCAGGACAAAAATGAGGTCGAAGTAGGCGAGCGAGCCGACCACCATGAGGGTGGAGGAAGTTATGATCGTGTACTTCAGCTGCGGCAGCGTGATGCTGAAGAACTGCTGCATGCGTCCTGCACCGTCGATCTGTGCCGCCTCATACAGCGACGTGGGAATCTGGCGGACACCGCCCTGGTAAATGAGGGTGTGGAACGGAACGAACTGCCACGCAATCACGAACACCACCACGAAGAGCACGAGGTCGGAATTGCCGAGCCAGTCCTGGGTGAGGATGGGCAGGCCCAGCCCCGCGCCCAGGCCGAAGTTCGGGTCCAGCAGGGCCTTGAAGGCGATCGCGACTGCTGCGGAGGACAGCAGCAGCGGCACGAAGTACAGGACAGCCAGGGCCGCCCGGTATTTGTGGCCGGCGGAGGTGAATACGCCCAGCAACAGGCTGATCGGCGCCTGGACGATGAAGGAGAAGAACATGATCTTCGCCGTCACCACGAGGGCGTTGGCGGTGATCGGGTCCGTCAGCGCCGTGATCCAGCTGGAGAACCCTTCAAGCTGGATCTCGCCGAGCCCGTTCCATTTCGTGAAGCTGAGGAAGAGGACGCCGAACAAGGGAATGATCGCGAAGGCGAGGAAGAAGACGAGGGCTGGGACGGCCAGCCACCCCGACGGGCCCGTTTCAAGGGCCCGTCGGGAGGTTCCGGTTGAGGCAGACACTGGCTATTTTCCGATCGTGGCGTTCATGGTGTCGATGAACTGCTCGGGGCTGATCTTCTTCAGAAAGATCTGGTCCAGGTTGGAGAGCATTGCGTCGCCCTGGGCGGGGCTCAGCGCCTGGTCCCAGGACATCGTGAAGTCCGGAGCGTCCTTGGCCATGCTGTAGACGAAGGTCAGGAAGTCCTTGTCCGGGGAGGCAGCCAGTTTGCTTTCGATGCCGGTGGTCACGGGGACGGCTCCGGAGTCGATCAGGGCCTGGGTGTCGGCCCCGGTGAACATCCCGCTCTTGACGTAGTCGAGGGCGGCTTTCTTCTGGCTGTCGGTGGCCTTGGAAGAGATGGACCAGAAGTTGGAGGGGTTGCCCACCACGTTCGCGGGGTCGCCCTTACCGCCGGCAACGGTCGGGAACGTGGTGAAGCCGAGCTTGCCGCTGGAGACGAAGTCCGCAGCGTCCTTCTTCATGCCCTGGTAGATCCAGCCGCCCTGCAGGACCATGGCGGCCTTCCCGGTGTACAGCAGGGCCTGGTCGGCGTTGCTGTCGGCGGCGATGGAGGAGAATCCGTTGATGAATCCGCCCGCGTCCACGAGTTCCTGGATTTTGGTGAGAGCCTCCTTCACGGCGGGGTCCGACCATGCGCCGGGCTTGTCCGCGGCGATGTTCGCGAAGACCTCCGGGCCGCCGATCCGGTCAACGAGGTACTCGAGCCACATCAGGTCCGGCCATTTGGACTGACCGCCCAGGGAGAACGGTGCCACGCCGGCTTCTTTGAACTTGGGCACCAGCGCCATGAGTTCATCCCACGTCTTGGGCGGCTGAGCGCCGACCTTTTCGAAGACTTCCTTGTTGAAGTACAGGACGACGGGCTGGACGTTGTTGTTGGGCACCGCGTACATCTTGCCGTCGATCTTGCCGTTTTCCAGGATGGACGGCAGGTAACGGTCCGCGACGTCGGGGTTTTCCTTGAGGAAGTCCGTCAGGTCGGTCACCTGGCCAGCGTCCACGTAGGACTTCAGGACCCCGCCGCCCCACCCGTAGATGAACGTGGGGCCCTGGCCGGCGCCGACGGCGGTGCGGACCTTGGTCTTGTAGGCATCGTTCGCGAAGAAGTCGAGTTTTATTGTCTGGTCGGAGTGCGCTGTGTTCCAGGCATCCACCGACTGCTGCAGGACGGGCTGGTTGCCGCCGGTGAGGCCCCACATGGTGGCCGAGTCCGCGCTGGCGGTCGTTCCGGCGGGGCCGCTGGAGCCGCAGGCGGCGAGGGAGAGCGAGAGCGCCGCGGCGGAGAGAGCCATCGCGGCTGAGCGCAGTTTACGATTAGTCATTTGCATTCCATTCATCCTTCGGGCTCGACGCTGGTGGCCCGTTGTGTGTTCGGAAGTCCGGCCTTTGGATCAGGCAGCACTGCCGGGGTAGTGGTCGGTCAAACTATTCAAACCAAAGTTTTCGAAATATTTCGCTAAAACTTGCGATCTGTTTAGATAAAGCTAGCGGCGCGGGGAACGGCCGTCAAGCTTTTTTAGTGAGAGTCATCACATATTTCTCGGTCGCAGGTTGACTTAGCAAGTAAATGCACCGAAGCTGATGGCAGCGAAATATTTCGAAAACATAAGGGAGCCAAATGTCCGCCGCTGAACACCAGGAAAAGTTGACGCTGGCTGCTGTTGCCCGTGAGGCCGGCGTTTCAGCGCCGACAGTCTCGAAGGTCATCAACGGGAGGGACGACGTTTCCGCTGACACCCGGGCCAAAGTCATGACCGTGCTCGCCCGGACCGGGTACAAATCGCCGCTGCAGCAACGCAAGAATCTCTCCGGCCGGCAGGCCGTGGAAATCGTCTTCGACTCGCTCAACTCGGCCTACGCCGTTGAGGTGCTCAACGGCGTCCTGGAGTATGCGGCTGAATCCGACATTGAGGTGCTACTCAACGTCACGGGCAAGCAGGGCGCCTCGACCCTGACGGCGGAGCAGCGGGCACAGCGCATTATCGACGAAGGACGCTGCGGGATGATCGTGGTGACCTCGGCGTTCGGTGCGGCCCAGCTGGATGCCTTCCACCGCCGGGGGATTCCCGTGGTGGTCATCGACCCGCTCAATCCGCCGCCGGGGGATGTGGTCAGCGTCGGAACTACCAACTGGGCCGGCGGCAAAGACGCCACCTCACACCTGCTGGGACTGGGCCACCGTCGGATTGCCTATATCGGCGGGCCTGATGCGGCCGAATGCAATCAGGCACGGCTGCATGGATACCTGGCTGCCCTGAGGGCGGAGGGAGTACCGGTCCAAGACCAATACATCATCTCCGGTCACTTCCGGTCCGAGCACGGCGCCAACGGCATGAAGGCCCTGCTCCAGCTCGAGCAGCGGCCGACGGCCATCTTTGCGGCAAGCGACAGCATCGCCCTGGGCGTCCTTGCCGAGGCGCGCCGGCAGAAAATCCGGGTTCCCGAGGACATGAGCCTGGTGGGATTCGACGGCACCTACCAGGCCGAGGAATCCGTGCCTGCCCTCACCTCCGTGACCCAGCCGCTGCAGGAGATGGGCCGGGCCGCGCTACGGTTTATCCTCCGACAGATGCGTGGGGAAGTGCTGGATTCCCGCAGGGTGGAACTCGTCACGCGGCTGGTCGTCCGGGAATCCACCGCCCCGCCCCGGGACTACCAGCGCGAGTGAAGGGCCCCGCGGAAGTTTCTGTCGTAAATCTCCTGCACACCGTCGCTGAAGTCCCGGCCAATGGACTCCATCACCGCTGCCGCGGCGGCGTTGGAGCGGGCCTGT
Proteins encoded:
- a CDS encoding LacI family DNA-binding transcriptional regulator, which gives rise to MSAAEHQEKLTLAAVAREAGVSAPTVSKVINGRDDVSADTRAKVMTVLARTGYKSPLQQRKNLSGRQAVEIVFDSLNSAYAVEVLNGVLEYAAESDIEVLLNVTGKQGASTLTAEQRAQRIIDEGRCGMIVVTSAFGAAQLDAFHRRGIPVVVIDPLNPPPGDVVSVGTTNWAGGKDATSHLLGLGHRRIAYIGGPDAAECNQARLHGYLAALRAEGVPVQDQYIISGHFRSEHGANGMKALLQLEQRPTAIFAASDSIALGVLAEARRQKIRVPEDMSLVGFDGTYQAEESVPALTSVTQPLQEMGRAALRFILRQMRGEVLDSRRVELVTRLVVRESTAPPRDYQRE
- a CDS encoding ThuA domain-containing protein gives rise to the protein MTENKTALVVRGGWDGHQPLEATELFIPFLKDNGYDVRVEESTKIYADAEYMAGVDLIMQCMTMTTIEKDEFEGLRTAVENGTGMAGWHGGIADSYRNTSDYLHLIGGQFACHPGKHPDELTGEQPDNYVPYTVNMLPAAADHPITQGIGDFDLVTEQYWVLTDDYINVLATTTQKVREWDPWNREVTSPAIWTRQWGKGRIFVATPGHNIEILQDSNVRTIIERGLLWASR
- a CDS encoding carbohydrate ABC transporter permease, translating into MSASTGTSRRALETGPSGWLAVPALVFFLAFAIIPLFGVLFLSFTKWNGLGEIQLEGFSSWITALTDPITANALVVTAKIMFFSFIVQAPISLLLGVFTSAGHKYRAALAVLYFVPLLLSSAAVAIAFKALLDPNFGLGAGLGLPILTQDWLGNSDLVLFVVVFVIAWQFVPFHTLIYQGGVRQIPTSLYEAAQIDGAGRMQQFFSITLPQLKYTIITSSTLMVVGSLAYFDLIFVLTGGGPGYATRLLPLHMYLTGFKANDMGAASALGVILVVIGLALALILQRLGGKNRNDSQMEGA
- a CDS encoding carbohydrate ABC transporter permease, with protein sequence MASTTQLPARPAAPTDDGGTPRRRAKGPGRSRPNLIGGAAGWIWLAVIIVPIYYVVVTSLKNQAGFFTSNPMLPPTEPTLDNYKLVLENDFVKYFTNSLIVTIGSVIPALLVSFMAAYAIVRGKSRFLSWTNNLFLLGLAVPLHATIIPIYWMITKAHLYDTLLALILPSIAFAIPISVLILSNFMRDVPNELFESMRLDGCSDWAMMWRLALPMTRPAVVTVGIYNALGVWNGFLFPLILTQSPSTRVLPLSLWTFQGEFSVNIPAVLASVVLATLPLLVLYVVARRQLISGLTAGFSK
- a CDS encoding Gfo/Idh/MocA family protein, with the protein product MGKPLNVGIIGCGAIIAQYLANIPRLETLKLVAVADLDPARAQAVADGYDGVRAVSVEDLLAAEDVDLVLNLTIPAAHADVALKAIAAGKSVYGEKPLAATTAEARQVLDAAREAGVAVGCAPDTVLGTGVQTARKAIDDGLIGAPISATATMVTPGHERWHPHPDFYYQPGGGPLLDMGPYYVSALVNMLGPVVSVIGAASHTRTERTIGSGPREGEVIPVATDSHVTGILVHASGALSTLVMSFDAVNTKSSNIEIHGELGSLVVPDPNYFEGAVELFTLGADAWETLPVSAGYVESGRGFGIADLAATPAGSEPRAGGQLAYHALEVMESVLESARSGAAVQIRSTAARPALVELTVLADARTEEQVQEVTA
- a CDS encoding NCS1 family nucleobase:cation symporter-1, with translation MTIRNNDLTDADLAVSDADPSLYNEDLAPLPASRRTWGWFAIFNVWSNDIQSLAGYTLAASLFITAGINGWFVFAAILLSGFIIKVLVDLSGRPSVKYGFPFPVLARASMGVRGAQFPAIIRAVVAIFWYGAQTYFASTAISLAINALLGRPGGAEFLGMDWVSWASYVIASALQVALFLGGIERIAGFLNIAGPAVYLVMIALLVAIWVQVGAELPQAVGTIFSRADVTGWAAFSAFAGVTGTMVAYFAAVVINFGDFARNVRTEKAMRFGNLTGLPISLALFTFLSVFITAGAYLLYQGGQGEPLTNPADIVGLVDNVPLTVLAAATFLVATLGINVVANFIPPSYSLSNINPARISFRKAGMITAVAGFIIGALWVAVISSIGLPKFVDTLGAVLAPLYGIIIADYYFVRKQRLNLHDLYSTDPKGAYHFTGGWNRRALVVFGVAAVFSILAVWLPQLAQLSGFAWLFGAALGGLFHWVAMRKFVVQTSHHDR
- a CDS encoding Gfo/Idh/MocA family protein, which translates into the protein MTTAQPLRVGMVGYAFMGAAHSHAWRTAPRFFDLPLEPHLTAVAGRNHNGVRAAAAKLGWASTETDWRRLIERDDIDLIDICTPGNTHAEIAIAALEAGKHVLCEKPLANSVAEAERMTAVADAAAKRGVFSMCGFSYRRTPALALARRFVQQGRLGTVRHVRAQYLQDWLSDENAPMTWRLDRSKSGSGSLGDIGAHIIDAAQWITGQNITGVSALLETFVQQRPLAGDMVGLGGHGDVGADAPRGSVTVDDAAIFTARFDGGPIGVFEATRYALGRKNAMRIEINGTKGSLAFDFEEMNVLSFYDAAESPDAGFRRIFVTEPEHPYAANWWPTGHGLGYEHGFTHQVVDLVNAVAEQRQPEPSFADALQVQRVLAAVETSAANSSQWQNA
- a CDS encoding sugar phosphate isomerase/epimerase: MTRPITLFTGQWADLPFEEVARLAGEWGFEGLEIACWGDHLDPRRVVEDDLYLQGRLDILEKNNLKVFAIANHLTGQAVCDDPIDERHRDILPDGVWGDGDPEGVRTRAAEAMKDTARAAARLGATTVTGFTGSSIWKAVAMFPPASAAMIDRGYQDFADRWNPIMDVFDDAGVRFALEVHPSEIAYDYWTAKRTLEAIGHRENFGLNFDPSHFIWQDLDPVMFLQDFAEKIFHVHVKESIRQLDGRNGRLGSHLPWADPRRGWDFVTAGHGDVKWEPIFRTLNAIGYSGPTSIEWEDAGMDRMIGAPQALAMVQELARIAPPVAAFDSAFASR
- a CDS encoding extracellular solute-binding protein, with product MTNRKLRSAAMALSAAALSLSLAACGSSGPAGTTASADSATMWGLTGGNQPVLQQSVDAWNTAHSDQTIKLDFFANDAYKTKVRTAVGAGQGPTFIYGWGGGVLKSYVDAGQVTDLTDFLKENPDVADRYLPSILENGKIDGKMYAVPNNNVQPVVLYFNKEVFEKVGAQPPKTWDELMALVPKFKEAGVAPFSLGGQSKWPDLMWLEYLVDRIGGPEVFANIAADKPGAWSDPAVKEALTKIQELVDAGGFINGFSSIAADSNADQALLYTGKAAMVLQGGWIYQGMKKDAADFVSSGKLGFTTFPTVAGGKGDPANVVGNPSNFWSISSKATDSQKKAALDYVKSGMFTGADTQALIDSGAVPVTTGIESKLAASPDKDFLTFVYSMAKDAPDFTMSWDQALSPAQGDAMLSNLDQIFLKKISPEQFIDTMNATIGK